The nucleotide window tttccaacatgtcagtttgtcaattctctgccctgctagagctgccccagtcaactgtaagtgttattattgtgacgtggaaacatctaggagcaaaaaTGGCTCTGCCgcaaagtgataggccacacaagctcatagaacagGACTGATGAGTGCTGACGCGCTTAGCACTACTGAgtcccaaactgcctctggaagcaacatcagcacaagaactgttagttggggagcttcatgaaattagtttccatggccgagcagtcgcacacaagcttaagatcaccatacgcaatgcctAGTGTCAGCTGGAGTGATTTATAGTTCGCCACACattctctggagggatgaatcacgcttcaccatctggcagtagggcggacgaatctgggtttggaggatgccaggagaccGCTGCCtgctcgaatgcatagtgccaactgtaaagtttggtggaggaggaataatggtctggggctgtttttcatggttcggactgggccccttagttccagtgaagagaaatcttaatgctacagcatacaatgacattccagacgattctgtacttccaactttgtggcaacagtttggggaaggccctttcctgtttcagaatgacaatgcccacgtgcacaaagcgaggtccacacagaaatagtttgttgagatcagtgtggaagaacttgactggcttgcataaagccctgacctcaaccccaacaaacacctttgggatgaattggaacaccaactgttagccaggcctaatctcccaacatcagtgcccaacctcactaatgcttgtggctgaatataagcaagtctccgcagcactgttccaacatttagtggaaagccttcccagaagagtggaggcttttatagcagcaaaggggggaccaactccatattaatgcctatgattttggaaggagatgttggacaagcaggtgtccacatacttttggtaatgtagtgtaattgACCAATTTCAAGAATGTGCAAATAAACACAAAATActgagttaaaaaaatatatattcaaccgttattttaccaggtaagttgacagagaacacattctcatttacagcaacaacctggggaatagttacaggggagaggaagtagccaattgtaattttaacTTAGTGCGTTAATATAAATGAGTGATCTAAAATAATCATTCTAGAAGTTTAGCCACAAATAATTAGACTTTGTTTTACAAATCTAATGTtcataaaaaatttaataaaacatGATAACGGAAAAGCAACCACCTTTTAGGATAGTTTCATCACCTAAAAAATACAAATTTTACCCATGAAAGGAGCTAGGGTCAGATGACTGCTGCCAGATGGCTTTGGAAGTGACTGGAGGATACAGAAGAGCACAGGCCCACCCATTTTATTTAGTGTCAAGGTCTACTGGCACCACCCTCTGGTAAAATAATGTATAAACTTTACACATCAAAAGTGTGATTGGCAGCTTAAGTGTAATAGGATAAAAAGCACACAAGGAGAACATAAGGAGTACATTTACTTCAAACTTTTGCAGCGTAATGACAATTTGCTTTGATATGCCTAAGACTCATGACATCTGTTCTAAAATTATGCAATATGCGAGCCTACTTAATTCTTATTTTAGATACATATACTTATATAAAAAGGTGTTATAGATATAAATCATACCataccttgacttattccacattttgttttgttacagcctgaattctaaattgattaaaataatatttattttcacccatctacacacaataccacataatgacaaagtgaaaacatgtttatagaAGTTTTTGCTAATCTATTccaaattaaatacaaaaatatataatttacataaaGAGATCACAgctctgagtcaatacatgttagaatcacctttggtagcgattacagctgtgagcctttctgggtaagtctctaagagctttgcacacctggattgtacaatatttgcacattattcttttaaaattcttcaagctctgtcaagttggttgttgattctAGCTAGACAGCCCTTTTCAAGACTTGCAATACATTTTCAAGCCTATTTAAGtcgaaactgtaactaggccattcAGAAACATTCAActtcatcttggtaagcaactccggtgtatatttggccttgtgttttaggttattgtcctgctgaaaggagaatttgtctcccagtgtctgttggaaagcagactgaaccatgtttCCCTCTAGGATTTCACCTGTGCTTAGCTTTATTCTGTTTCTTTTCGTACGAAAATAACTCCCGAGTTATTGCCGATGACaaccatacccataacatgatgcagccaccaccatgcttgaaaatatgaagagtagtactcagtgatgtgttgtgttggatttgctccaaacataacactttgtattcaggacataaagtacatttctttgccacattttttgcagttttactgtagtgccttgttgcaaacaggatgcatgttttggaatattttgtattgtgtacaggcttctttcttttcactttgtcaattaggttagtattgtggagaaactacaatgttgttgatccatcctcagttttctcctatcacagccattaaactctgtaactgttttaaagtcaccactggcttcacggtaaaatccctgagcagtttccttcctccccggcaactgagttaggaaggacgcctgtatctttgtagtgactggatgtattgatacaacaGGAGGTTCGTGGCACCTTAATAGGTGGAATGTTATCAAATACATCaatcacatggtttccatgtgtttaatgccattccatttactccgttccagccattattatgagctgtcctcccctcagcagcctccatgattgatataccatccaaagtgtacaGAGTTGAAGTAGTCAtgcaaaaatcatgttaaagtccatgcaacttattacgtgACTTTGTTAAACaactttttactcctgaacttatttaggcttgccataacaaagggcttgaatacttattgattcaagacatttcagcttttcattttttattatttagtaaacatttttacaaacataattccaatttgacattatggggtattgtgtgtaggccagcgacccaaaatctcaatttaatccattatagattcaggctgtaagacaacaaaatgttgaaaaagtctagGGGTAAGATTTATCATTACTAGTAAACAATTCTAGCAAGAAAAGCATTTCCTTGATTCAGTAAAACAGTTGAAATGAACTATTTCCCACTACTTACTACTGATATTTTGAGTATAACGTTGGATGATCTCTTGGAAATGCTGTTGTGTATTTTTCTGTGGCTGAAAGATAATGATGTAGCACTTAGGGAGGAAGTAGCAGAAGAGGATGCTGTATGAACTGGAAAGCACTGACATTGCATTGAATAACTGTAAATATTTACCATGGTATAATATGCTTGCTGTACAGAAAATGATCCATGTAAGTATAAGGAAAAGCAGGTACAAGGTGATTGCTTTGGACTCGTTGTAGTTTTTGGGCAGGTCTTTCCCCATGTATGAGAAAATAAAGCAAAGACTTGCCAAGACTATAGTCAATAACAAGAACATGATCACTGTTCTTCTCATGGCACACTTTAGTATTATTTGATCTCTGTATGATGTCATGTCATTGACTGGTGTGGGAGGGCTGGCAGTGAACACTGTTGTAAGCAACAACAGCTGAAGAACAAAGACTATGGCTATGAGCCACCACTGTCCATTGTGCTTCACCCACCAGCTGTGAATCTTAGGGAACTTGGTGGCCATTTTGAAAATGCACACTATTTGAAAGGAGCGCACAGCGAAACAGCCTAAACAGACAGTGTAGAACAACAAAAATAGAAAATATCTCAACACACAATTGGTCACTGTTGGTTTCCCAAAGAAAAAGAACACACTGATACTACTTGCACTCAAGCAGCCCAGAAGAAGGAAACACATTGGCCCGCCGGCAGACTTAACAACCGGCTTGTCATAGTTGAGTGCAAAAAGAATGACAATGGCTAGTGTTAGCGCTAACAGGACGCCTGTGGAAAACATGAGTGTGATGGCGACAGGGTCTGTGAAAAGTATATACTCCACTGAACGCTGTGTGCAAAAGGTGCTTCCTGGTTTGGACCACTCTGTCTTCCTACAGTCGATGCAGTTGTATGGGTCGTCTGTTTGGCAAGAAGACGATAGTCAATGATGAGCCAGACATCATCCATGCATTATATCATCTCCAGTGGAAGAGCTCATGAGGACAGAATTAGTAAGTCTATGGTAACATTTGGACCAGGTGTGAAGTGTGTCTTCTAGTAGGAAGTAAAACACCAAAAACAAGCTGAAACAAAAATCTACATAAATAATGTCATATTCCTTTTCTTCTTACTTTAACCCCCATGCGTGTCAATGGACACCATAATCCAAAAAgatttctctctttatctctggaCCTCTTACCTGTGTAGTTAACATAAGTCATACCAGGGCAGACGTTACACTGGAAACAACATTGATGGAGTCCATCTTTCTTCTTTGCAAATCCTTCTGAACATTCAGGGGAACAGCGTGCGACAGGCACCTTGAGAAAGACCAAAGGTTGCGATCAAATGGCCTTTGTCATACATGTAAAATAGAAAAATATGATTCATTAATGATTTATGAACCAGAAAAATTACTTACTTGGTCAGCATACCAGTGAATTTTAGTGTTGTTGATAGAGAAGGGAACGGCAACTGTTGGATCAGTTTCATAAGAGCCCACTTTCTCGGCCTGGTCACTCTGGTTCCAGAAAACAATAGCATAAGAAGTAGATGTCGGGTCTCCATTGCTGTCAAACTCAATATGCCGGTTCAATATTGTGAAATTTGACCTCTTTAATTCTTGGAGAAGCTGAAATCAGACAAGAATGTAGTGTTGCAAGAACATTTGTGGTGTGTAAACACTATAACAATGTTATAGGGATTATTCACTATTGATTCACACTTTCAAAGGTTCACACCTTTGTGTGGACATTTAAAAGGTAGACTTAGCAATGACAACATCAGACACATTGGGGTACGTTTTTGATTACTGACATCAACAAAAACTGCCACAATTGGCTTTTCCAAATGTGGAAATATGGGCATGCCCGAAGTGAGGCCACAAATTAGAGCAAACTAGTAATGGCTGTCCTGGCAGGTTCAAATGTTGTTTCTATTGATGCTGTTGTCTGTAAGCAGGAAGTTGCCCTGCAGTGTATGATGATGTCATATTGCTAAGTCTACCTTTAAAGACACACTCCAGCCTCCCCATCACCTCATTTATCACAAGTGTAGCCTAGATGCATCCTTTCAATTGATGTATTCTTCAATATTGTAACGCCATTTCTCTtcaaacaaaagtatgtggacaccctttcaaattagtggattcagatATTTCAGCCACTCCccatgtataaaatcgagcacacagccatgcaatcgccatagacaaacattggcagtagaatggcccgtactgaagagctcagtgacttacaacgtggcaccatcataagaTGCCTCCTTTCCAACAAGGAGTAAGACTTTCTGCCCTGATAGacctgccccagtcaactgtaagtgctattattgtaatgcagaaatgtctaggagcaacaacggctcagccgcgaagtggtaggccacacaagctcacagaacgggaccaccaagtgtcctcggttgcaacactcactaccgagctccaaactgcctctggaagtaatgtcagcataagaactgtccttcgggagcttcatgaaatgggtttcgatggacgagcagccacacacaagcctaagatcaccatacgcaatgccaagcatcggctggagtggtttaAAGCCCGCCAccactggactctggagcagtggaatgtgttctctggagtaatgaatcacgcttcaaaATCTTTCACTcggacggacaaatctgggtttggtggatgccaggagaacgctacctgccctaatgtatagtgccaactgcaaagtttggtggaggaggaataatggtctgggtctgtttttcatggttcaggctaggccccttagaaCCAGTGAaagaaaatcttaacgctacagcatacaatgacattctagacaattctgtacttccaactttgtggcaacagtttggggaaggccctgtttcagcatgattccCCTGTgcaaaaagcgaggtccatacagaaatggtttgtaacGAGATTGTGTGGAGGGACTTgacaggcctgcacagagccctggcctcatcaaacacttttgggatgaattggagcgccgactgcgagccaggcctaatcacccaacaccAGTGCCCAACATCACTAAtgcccttgtggctgaatggaaggaagtccccgcagcaatgttccaacatctagtggaaagccttccagaagactggaggctgttatagcagcaaagaggggaccaactccatattaatgccaatgattttggaatgtttgacgagcaggtgtccacatacttttggccatgtagtgtatatgcaACGTTTCAAATGCTTACCATAAATGGATACACAGTTACATTGTCACTGCATCCCTTAATGTCACATAGTAACAAATTATGTAACGCGTGGGCCATAGCATAAATGGCAGAGTAAGTTGCGAAAGAATATGATGGGTTTTCACCGATGATCTCTTCTGGGCTCACATCACTACAGACGTCACAAGCTTGATTGCATGTTTGTCTGGATGGTGTTTGTTCACAGGTTGTAGGACTATTATTCCTTTGTGTTTGGGACAAATAGACAAAATCCTTAAACCCAGGTAATGGCATCACTGTCTCTGTTATTCCAATGATGGTGCCAATCGCCTTGATTCCACTCAATCTGGGGAGGTTCTTGTTCAAGGACCAACTGTCGCCTGCAATCCACACTTTGTTGTGTATGTTGTGCTTGATTGCCGATTTAATGAACGCAACAGCGCTGCTCTGCCCGGCAAAAACTATAATGACCTCTATGCTAAGACCCTCTAACTGTTGAAGTATTTCATAGTGATCAGACATTTCATTGAGCTCTTTTGCATAAGCCAAGCAGATCTTAGTGTCTTTCAGCTTGCTTTTGAACAGCTGTAGGCCATTTTGACTGTTCTCATCGCCGCTGCTTACAAATGCAACCCAGTTCCAATTAAAGTGCTGTATAATCAGAATGATCAGATGTATTAAGTCTTTGTTACTAGCTGTGGTTCGCAGGAATGAGGGATATTTCCACTTGTCGCTTAGAACAGAACTGGAGGACCCATAATTTACCTGTGAAGAAAAAGATTTCCATTTTAGACACACATAGACAAGAATAACCCCAATAGGGTGGTGACCTACCCAACCCTCCTCGTATAGAGCTACTAGGAGTGCAGAATTGTATTCCAGCCATGCTCTCGCCTGATTCAGTTAATCAAGCTCCTGATGTTAGAGAAGGGCTGGAATAAAtacctgcacacccagtagctctctgGGTGTACCCCAGCCTTAATACACTTTTTTAAAAAGTGATCAAAATGACCTAAAGTAAGTATGTATTACCATGGGAATTAGATTCATCGCAAACAAGGGAGCAACAGTCATGGACTCCATGCTTCTAAATGGACCGGCCACAGCTATGACTTTGGACAGATACTTGTTGACGCACCTCAGAACTCGAATTGATCCATTTCTGGAGATCATATTTAAGATTGACTGAAAGTTGAATTTGTCTGAGCAGTGGTCGAATATCTCATAACCGAGCGATACATTGGGCAGGATGAGGCTGGAGTTATTGATCTCTTGTACAGCGAACCTCATCACCTGAAACATCCGATAACTTGACAAGGTAAACGACTGTCTGTGGAaagaggaacagtgtgtacacACAGCAAATTAGTAGATTTTTCCTGGTGTGACTACTGGCATATGCAATTTGAAATGTTTAATCACTTCACATACTGCGGTTTGTTTCACCTAATTTGTCAACTTACTTTGTTAAAGGGGAAGTTTAGTATTTTACAACTTAAAggaaagattcacccattttgaatgttatatatTGTTTTGTGCATGtctgagtgatgttctatcaATTCCCAGGgttatttcatgttttcatgtgtatctgagctatTGCTTTTCAAGAAGGTATAAATAGAGCCGGTATGACGAGTTTTGCATCACAACAGCCATTACAAACTTTAGCTAACTTTATCCAACAGTTAAAAACAGTGGGAGTGATTGGGGCATGAGGCACATAGGGCAAGAATGTAATCAACTCAAGTATTTGGTTTAAGATTACTTTAAAATGTGATTTGGCCCCTCTTTTATCATGTGCCACATGCCCCAGTCACTTGATTGATTTTTAGCTGGCAGTAGTTAAAGTTAGCTGAAGTTTGTGATGGCTGTTTAAAGAAAACCATACCATGGATTACAGTTTATCCTGACCAGTAGACTACTTTCAAGGTGTTTAACCATCTAACATGAAGTTGTAAAAAGCTCAACATTCCCTTTAAAGTGTTAATCTGCAGTTGGTGCATCCATTGTTTAactttaaattaatgatatatacacATTATTTCTTATATTCTTATAATTGacttcatgagcttagttcaacaaTCGTATAGCGATGGGTCGTTCACGAACGAACTGATCTTTTTGAATGGCTCTTTTGGATGAACGTCCGGAACTGAATCACATCTGTAAAAGAGCCGTTCACTTGGTTCCCTGATTTGCATACTACTACTGCTTTCTGAGCTCCAGACAACGATTATCTGTAGATAAATTATAAAAACATTCTCTAAAGATTGTAATtcctcactgcaggaacaatagaTAGTGAGGGGAGAGACATTTTTTGGTCCACCACACATTTTTGCCTTGCGTTCATTTTTTCCTCTCTTTTTTGTTGCAGACCACAATAATTTGTTCAGGTAAAAGAACATTTGAACTCATATCACGATCTCACATAATGGCAGGCAAAGAGGGTTtaggagtaactgattacatgtaatcaattgcatgtaatctgattacaaaaaaacgaaccaaaaaaatattgtaatccgATTACGGATACACATTTTAAAGTAACAACTaggattacttcttggattacttttcaattcagaaaggatgtttgtgggaaaaaatacatggacacctttctgttttctcaatgacattcaattcagaatttaaaaaatatgcaAGTTTAactgttccacctgagcgagtctgaccacaagtcggAGACTACTATTATGACACATCAAATGCGTTTGctggatcctttttgtcttctaatgcctcaaggggaaagtaatccaaaagtaacaaaaagttacattactgattacaattttggacaggtaactagtaacagaTTCCATTTaaagaaagtaacctacccaaccctacaGGCAAGTTTGTAGGCTTTATATAAGAGATTAGCAATTTTGACAACGTTTCAGGTACATTTTTAAGCGCTAATGAGCGAAGAGCTGTTTGGGAGCCAAATTAATGTCTCTCTTAGCTGAACGAATGTGCCGGTTTACTGAAAAGACTTGGAATGCCCATCACTacgtcgtaccccatcagaacccaacataccatttttttttaccccaatgttagtaaacaatgtaattgtagaGCAACACTGTTGTCTCAAAAAACATttgaaactatcattttgatctcatggaGGGTCAGTCCCCGCCTCcatagtatatactgtacatttgaaagtggttacatttctccagccccatccctcagctattTACCAAAACAGAGATGGGGTGCCTGCTtttttattgtttgaactgcagattgc belongs to Salvelinus alpinus chromosome 28, SLU_Salpinus.1, whole genome shotgun sequence and includes:
- the tas1r2.2 gene encoding taste receptor type 1 member 2.2, producing the protein MKHLLSLLVMLGSFQHALPESYSCSPSEFKLDGDYILGGLFDIHHRNSSVVYNRPVIVDCSRQSFTLSSYRMFQVMRFAVQEINNSSLILPNVSLGYEIFDHCSDKFNFQSILNMISRNGSIRVLRCVNKYLSKVIAVAGPFRSMESMTVAPLFAMNLIPMVNYGSSSSVLSDKWKYPSFLRTTASNKDLIHLIILIIQHFNWNWVAFVSSGDENSQNGLQLFKSKLKDTKICLAYAKELNEMSDHYEILQQLEGLSIEVIIVFAGQSSAVAFIKSAIKHNIHNKVWIAGDSWSLNKNLPRLSGIKAIGTIIGITETVMPLPGFKDFVYLSQTQRNNSPTTCEQTPSRQTCNQACDVCSDVSPEEIIGENPSYSFATYSAIYAMAHALHNLLLCDIKGCSDNVTVYPFMLLQELKRSNFTILNRHIEFDSNGDPTSTSYAIVFWNQSDQAEKVGSYETDPTVAVPFSINNTKIHWYADQVPVARCSPECSEGFAKKKDGLHQCCFQCNVCPGMTYVNYTDDPYNCIDCRKTEWSKPGSTFCTQRSVEYILFTDPVAITLMFSTGVLLALTLAIVILFALNYDKPVVKSAGGPMCFLLLGCLSASSISVFFFFGKPTVTNCVLRYFLFLLFYTVCLGCFAVRSFQIVCIFKMATKFPKIHSWWVKHNGQWWLIAIVFVLQLLLLTTVFTASPPTPVNDMTSYRDQIILKCAMRRTVIMFLLLTIVLASLCFIFSYMGKDLPKNYNESKAITLYLLFLILTWIIFCTASILYHGKYLQLFNAMSVLSSSYSILFCYFLPKCYIIIFQPQKNTQQHFQEIIQRYTQNISSK